From a region of the Lactuca sativa cultivar Salinas chromosome 4, Lsat_Salinas_v11, whole genome shotgun sequence genome:
- the LOC111908278 gene encoding DEAD-box ATP-dependent RNA helicase 7 — translation MSNISKLEREAGVKFEHISAPQPADIAKAVGGDDVEVIILVVDSVIPVFKSSAEELLNNFGLTPVELLPKALAKSIVSLYIFCILKFDFIFFPYCIMVYFL, via the exons ATgtcaaatatttcaaaattagagAGGGAGGCAGGCGTGAAATTTGAACACATATCTGCCCCTCAACCTGCTGATATTGCTAAAGCTGTTGGTGGTGAtgatgtagaagttataattctAGTTGTTGATAG tgTGATCCCTGTTTTCAAGTCGTCTGCTGAAGAGTTGTTAAACAATTTCGGCCTAACACCAGTAGAGCTTCTTCCAAAGGCACTTGCTAAGAGCATTGTGAGtctttatattttttgtattttaaaatttgattttatattttttcctTATTGTATTATGGTTTATTTTTTATAG